The window ACTGTACGTCCGGGGAGAGTATCAGCACGCTCCGTCTGCTGTCGGATACTCTCAAGATCTGGCGAACGAATTGGCCTTCATCGACGAGATCGCATACACCGGGCCGTTAAAGACGACTCCCTTGGATCCGATCCTGGAGCAGAACCCTTTCCGCCTGGTAGAGGCATACGCTTCCGTACATCTGCTCGGCCACGAGATCTCCGGTGGCAAGAGCGATCATTGGTTTGGCCCCGCTGCCGGTAGTTCGATGGCATGGAGCAATAACGCCGAAAACACTTATTCGTTTCAAATCGACCGCGTCGAGCCTCTCAATATTAAATTTCTCTCCAAGTTGCTCGGCCCTGTGCGATACGACTTCTTCGTAGGAAGCTTGAAGGGGCACATGGTTCCCCGCGATCCATGGGTACACTCGGCGATGTTCTCGTTTCGTCCGACAGACAACCTGGAGTTCACCTTCCAGCGAACGGTTATCTGGGGCGGGGCGGGCCATGCTCCGATTACGATACACACTTTCCTTCACAGCTTCTTCGATACCAATGACACGGCGGGAGACGAAAAGTACTCCCGCAATGATCCCGGCGCCAGGTTCAGCGACTTCAGCCTCTCGTATCGATTGCCGTTGATGCGCCGTTACATGTCCTTTTATGTGGATTCGATCTCGCATGATGATGTGACGCCGATCAGCGCGCCTCGACGAGCTTCCTACCGAACGGGACTTTATCTCTCCCAGATTCCGAAGCTGAATAAGTTTGATCTCAGGGTAGAGGCAGTGTCGACGGATCCAGCCGTCGGGCCAGCCGTAAGGGGACAGTTCGCCTACTGGGAGATCGTCCAGCTCCAAGGATACACAAGCAATGGCATCATCATGGGCGACTGGATTGGCCGCGAAGCAAAGGGAGGGCAGGCCTGGTTAACCTACCACTTATCCGGAAATGAGTGGATTCAGCTCGAATATCTGAACAAGAAGACACCATTCAACTTCATCCCCGACGGAACGACGCAAAATCAGTTCAAAGTCAACGTGGTTAAACGCCTCGGGCGAGAGATCGAGTTGAACGCGTGGTACCAATACGAAGGTTGGAAGGCCCCAATCTACAAGCCGGGGCTGCAGAAAGACAATGCATTCTCCGTCCAGCTGACGTGGTATCCAAAGTTGCGAACGTATCCGGAGCAGCGTTAGCCAAAGGGCTGACTATACCAGCGAAGCGATGCAGCTCCTGAAATATTCGAGCGAATTTTCCAGACCCTGCCGCAGCTTGACCTTTGGCTCCCAGCCAAGAAGGGTCCTCGCCTTGGTAATGTCAGGACGGCGTCGTGTCGGGTCATCCTGTGGCAAAGGCTTGAGAATGATCTCCGACTTGGATCCGGTAACATCAAGGATCTCGCGAGCGCACTCCAGGATGGTCCACTCAACAGGATTGCCAATGTTCACAGGTAGATGCTCCTGCGAACGGGATAAGAGCACGATGCCCTCGATGAGGTCGGAGACGTAGCAAAAGCTACGCGTCTGCGACCCGTCTCCATAGATAGTCAGTGGTTCACCGCGCAGTGCCTGCACCATAAGATTGGAGATGACGCGACCGTCGTTGGCTTGAAGCCGTGGACCGTATGTATTAAAGATGCGGACGAGGTGGGTGTCCACGCCGTGATAACGGTGATAGGCCATTACCGTAGCTTCGGAGAAGCGCTTCGCTTCGTCATAGACCGAACGTGGACCAATCGGATTGACGTTTCCCCAATAGGACTCCACCTGGGGATGCACTTCGGGATCACCGTAGCACTCGGAGGTAGAGGCATGAAGATATCCGGCGCCATATTTGCGTGCGATCTCGAGTGTGTTGATGGTGCCTGCCGACCCCACCAGCAGCGTCTCAACCCCGAGACGGGTGTAGTCGACAGGGCTTGCAGGCGATGCGAAGTTGAAGACGAAATCTACCTTGCCGACATCGAACGGCTGGCAGATGTCCAACTCGCGAAGGTTGAAGCGGCTCTCGCTCTTGAGGTGGCTCAGATTGGCGACGTTACCAGTGCTCAGGTTGTCGACACCGATGACAGAGTTTCCTTCAGCAAGCAATAAGTCGCATAGATGCGAACCAAGAAAACCTGCGGCTCCTGTGACAAGAATCATTCGAGACATTCTTGATTACCTTTCGTAAGCTGAAGTACCTGTCCTCGGCGGTAGTCCTCAATGAGACAGAGAGACAAGGTTGCACGTGGATGAGAACCACGAGATCGTTATCGAAGCGCGTGTTAGCTGTGAGCGGATAATGCAGGAGATAAATCTCTTACCGGATACGCTGCAGGTCTGCCGATACTGAGATAGGTAAACCCGTGCTTCACCATCGTAGGCGGATCATACATATTGCGGCCGTCGATAATAATTGGATACCGAAGGGTCTTGTTGAGTTGGCCCAGATCAAGCGAGGCAAACTCAGCCCAATCCGTCAGGATGAGAAGAGCGTCAGCGTCTTCTGCTGCGGCGTAAGCATCGCTTACATAGCGAAGGCTTCGACTGGCAGGAAGAACCTCCTCCGTTCGTTTCATCGCAGCAGGATCGTATGCAGTAACCGAGCAGCCCTCTGCAAGAAGCATCTCCACAACTTCGATCGCGGGTGATTCGCGGATATCGTCGGTCTCGCCCTTGAACGCCAGGCCGAGAACGCCGATTCGCTTGCCGCGAAGAGTCCACAGAGCGGAGCGCACTTTGTTGAGGAATCGCTTCTTCTGCTGGCTGTTTATCTTTTCGACCTCGGTGAGCAGATTGAAGTCAATACCGAGTTGCTCTGCGACCGAGCGAAAAGCCGCTACATCTTTGGGAAAGCAGGAGCCACCATAACCGATGCCGGGACGAAGAAACCGCGGTCCAATGCGGGTGTCGAGGCCCATGCCGCGGGCAACCTGCTCCACGTTTGCGTTGGTCGCTTCGCAGAGATTCGAGACCGCGTTGATGAACGAGATCTTCAACGCAAGAAAGGCATTGGAGGCATGTTTGATAATCTCCGCACTCTTGGTCGAGGTCATCAGAAGCTCCGGCGGTTCGGACTCATTGCAGACGCCCTCGATCGCGTTGGCGCGGGTGTAGTAGGCGCCGCTGGTCAGAGGACGATAGATTCTCTGGAGAACCTCTGCCGCGCGGTCGCTGTCGGCGCCGACCACGATGCGATCAGGGTGAAGGAAGTCGCAGACCGCTGTTCCCTCACGCAGAAATTCGGGATTGGAAACGACATCGAACAGGTGCCGCGCTACCCCGTTGCGCTCCATCGAGCGTGTAACCCACTCGTTGGTGTAAACAGGCACTGTACTTTTTTCGACGATCACCTTATAGCTGGTGAGCGAACGGGCAATCTCGCAGGCAACCGCTTCAACGTACGACAGGTCCGCATCGCCTGCCTCGCTTTGCGGGGTGCCCACAGCGATAAAGATGGCTTCGCACTCGCGAGTGGCCTCGGCGAGATCGGTCATGAAACGAACTTTAGTGTTACGGTATTTCCCCAACAGCTCAGGAAGGAAGTTTTCGTGAATAAGAGAGTCACCTCCCTGGAGAGCGGCAACTTTACGCTCATCATTATCCACACAAATGACATCGTGGCCCATCTCTGCAAAACAAACAGCAGCTACAAGACCCACGTAACCAGATCCAACAACCGCAATCTTAACGTCTTCCGTCATATTTTCCTGGACCCTCCGAGTTCAGAATAGCCGAAGTTTGGACAATAACCGATAGCTTATGGAATCATGTGTACTTTTTGACTCCATACCCCTTTCGTGTCATCTAATCTTTCTTCCTGATCGCGCACTCGGGTAGACTAGGGGCAATGGGTTCTCAAAATACGCAGCCGCCTCTTGTGGGTGTTCCGGAGTCGAACCAGGCAGGGTTCAGCACGACCGTTACAGATACAACATTGTCCGAAGCGCTGATTGTGCTGCGGAAACGTAAGTTGATCTTAATCATTGCCGTGCTGCTTGGGCTTGTCTATGGAATCTATACGGCAGAATCGCAACCCAAACTCTACGAAGCATACGGCCGGATTCAGGTAAGGTCGGGATCATCCAACGAATACAGAGTCAACCCTATCCAGGGCGCGGGCGGCGACTACAACTCGAAGATGTTGACCGAGATTGAGATTCTGAAGAGCGATTCCCTGATGTTAAAGGTGTGTCGCGACCTCGATCTGTCCAACAACCGTGACTTTGTCGAGGAGAAGGGACCTCTTCCCCACACCTCGTTGGACGATGGCGAGACCAGGCAGATCACGGTTCATCGTCTTCAAAGTAATCTGCATGTCACCCTGGTTAATAAAACCGATATCATTCGCATCAGTTACAGCAGCCTGAACCCGAAGCTTTCTGCTGACATCGTCAATAAAGTCATCTCGGAATATATTCAGCGCAGCTACCAGACTCGGTTTGCCTCCTCACAACAGGTTTCCGTCTGGCTCTCCGGCACTCTTCAGGACTTGAAGCAACAGGTGGAGACATCGCAGGAACAGATGATGGACCTGCAACGCCGGCTGGGCATTCTGGGTTTTGATCCCACGCACAATCAGATCAGCGCTTCTCTGGACGACCTTGCGAAAGCAGCGGGAGCCGCCAAGCTGGCGCGAATCATAGCCGAAGCACGGTACCGCGTTATCAACGGAATGGATCCGAATACGATCGAAGGTTCGATCGAGACGACCCCGGGAACTGCCACCGGAGAACTCAGCGGATTACGCACACAGCTTGCTGCCTCCAAAGCGAACTATGCAACGTTGGAGTCATCGCTTGGACCAAACCATCCTCAATCGAAGGCCCTGAAGGCTCAGATCGATGAGTACACCAAAGAGATTGATCAGGAACAGAATCGCCTGATCGTGCAGGCAAAAGAAAACTACGTCATCGCGCGTGCGAACGAAGATCAAACCACTGCCGCTCTCGAGGCGCAGAAGTCAGATGCATACAAGCTTCGAGATCAGCTCGTGGAGTACACGCTGCGTGAGCGTGAGTTCGAGGCAAATCGCACCTTGTACGACAGTCTCCAGCAACGTCTTCGGACTGCGAGCGTCCAGTCGGGTCTGGAATCGTTGGAGATCGACGTTGTCGATCAAGCGTTGCCGCCTGCAAAGCCGGTTTTGCGTCCTCAGTCGACGGTCATTCTTACTGCGCTTGTCTTCAGTCTGCTGGCGGGCATCATTCTGGCCTTCCTTATGGAGAGTCTGGACACCGGACTACGCAGCATCGCGGAGATCGAAAGCATCACCGAGCTTCCATCACTGGCCATCATTCCGCGGGCACGTCGCTCTTCTGTCGACCAGGCAGGAACCCTGACCACCGCCCAACGAAATATCGGTATATTGACTCAGCCGAAGTCTCAGTTTGCAGAAGCCTTCCGCTCCTTGCGAACCTCGCTGCTGCTATCGAATACCACGCATCCGCCCAAGTACATTGTGCTGACCAGTGCCACGCCGTCTGAAGGCAAGACGACAGCAGCAAGCAATCTAGCCGCGATCCTCGCACAGCGAGACACACGTGTCCTGCTGATCGACGGAGACCTTCGCCGGCCGAACGTTCATCACCGGTTTGGTTTGAACGGCAAGATCGGCCTAACGACTGTGCTGACCGGAGCGACTACGTTGGAGGACACCGTTCAACGCGTTCCCGAGATTCCGAACCTCGACATTCTCCCCAGCGGCCCGGTTCCGCCTTTCCCGACAGAGATGTTGAGTTCCGCCGCGATGGACGCCATCCTGAAGCGCTGCGGAGAGATCTACAACTACATTGTCATCGACTCCCCACCAATTCTCTCCGTCACCGACGGTGTCATCCTGGCACGCCAGGCAGACGCTGTAGTGCTCGTGGTCCGTCACGGCAAATCAAGTAAACATGTCGTCCGCAGAGCTCGGGATCTGCTGCTGCGCTCTGGTGCTGCCATCACCGGCATCGTCCTCAACGCGGTCGATCTCAACTCGCCGGAGTACTACGGATACTACGGGTATTCGGGCTACTCCTATGCAAGCGTGGACTCTGATAGCTGGGAGTCGAAGACGCCCGCCGCAGCCGATAAGAACGAGTCCGGGGAGACAGAGCGATGAAGCAGGAAAAAAAATATCTCCGGATCGATCTGGCACCGCGGCTTATGCAGCGTCTTCTCGGCAGGAAAGTGTGGATTGCGTTCGCCATCGTTCTTCTATCAGCCGCAGCCTGCCCTGTTGCGGAGGCACAGTTCAGCGGCCCCGCGCTTGGGATCGACACACAGGTCAATCCGCCACTGACAATAACGACGGATCCCGCTATCCTGTTTCCGTCAAAACGAGACATCTACTTAGGCGACGGGGACCTCATCTCGGTCCATCTTTTCGCCAACGCAGACTATGCGCCAACCGTCCGCGTCGGCCTCGATGGCGTGATCCAACTGCCGCTGATTGGCAACGTTCAGGTGCAGGGACTGACCCTCAATCAAGCTCAGGATCTCATCGCGGACAAGCTCAAGGCCGCGGAGATGTTCCGCGATCCTCAAGTGTCGATTCAAATCATGGAGTCGCCAAATCAAGTCTGCACCGTCATCGGTGAGCTTCATGGCGTCGTTCCTATCCTCGGCGAAAGACGCCTGTTCGACGTCCTGGCTGCAGTCGGCGGAGGCAGCGGCGGAGGTATCGGGGTCACAACGATCGTGGTCGGCGGCGGCGGCCTGCCCTCTACCGCAAGCCACATCATTACGATCAACCGTTACGGTGCGGCACAGCCAATCGTTGTCGATCTCGGAACGGATCCAGCCAAGAGTGCGATGGCAAACATACCAATCTTCCCGCGCGACACCATCGTCGTGCCGCGAGTCGGTGTGGTTTACATGCTTGGAGCGTTCAAGACACAGGGAGCAATCCCGCTGCAACAAAACTCACCGATCACATTGATGAAGGTCACCGCGCTAGCAGGCGGAAACCTCTTTGAAGGAAGTTCGGGCGATCTTCGAATCATTCGCACGACCGGGCTCACTCGGCAGGTGGTACGCGTCGACCTCAAACGGATCATCCGTGGCCAGGACCCCGACCCAGTATTGCAGGCAGAAGACATCGTCTTCCTGCCGACAAATCCGATGAAGGCTGCAATCAGTTCGGGCGGAGTTTCCACACTGTTGGGCATCGCATCGATCTTGATTTTAGCCATCCAACAACGCTAGCTGTGAAACCAACCACGCACGCAATCTTCAAGGTTCGCGGCAGCTACGATAAGGCAGAGGCCACCTCTGTCGGAAATGGGCAATCGGTTGAAAAAGAAGATAAGGCTGGCCTATTTAGTAAGCCATCCCATTCAATACCAGGCTCCTCTGCTGCGGCGAATCGCACAAGAGCCTGATATCGATCTGACAGTCTTCTTCGGCTCCGATTTTTCCGTTCGCGGCTACCAGGACAAAGGCTTCGGCGTTGACGTGAAGTGGGACGTGCCTCTTCTCGATGGATACCGCCATCAATTTCTCCCCGTACTGCGTGACAACGGAACCCAGACGGTAACGACCCCCCTGAACTACGGCATCTTCAGAGCTCTTCGCGGAACAGCAGCGGAGCACCCGTTCGACGTGCTGTGGGTGCACGGCTACTCAACGGTGAACGCTCTGCACGCGATCCTTGCGGCCAACGCGCTCGGCATTCCAGTTCTCGTCCGCGCCGAATCCCGATCTACCAACCAGAAGCAGAACATCATCAAGCGCAGCGCAAAACGCATCTTCTTCAGAGCTCTGAAGGGTCTGATTGATGGCGTTCTACCCATCGGAACGCTTAATGCGGCCTACTGGCGTTACTATCTGGGCGACGATCTTCCCCAGTTTCTGATGCCGTATGCAGTCGACAATCACTACTTTCAGAGTCGCAGCCAAGAGGCCGTAGCCGGCCGCGAGGCTCTTCAACGCGAACTGGATCTCGACCCATCGCGCCCCGTAATTCTCTTCGCTTCAAAGCTGCAAACGCGCAAGCGTTGTCAGGATCTCGTCGACGCCTATCTCAATCTGTGTCCAGGCGAGGACGTTGCGCCTCACCCCTATCTGGTAATCGTGGGCGACGGAGAGGAACGGTCCAACCTGGAAGAGCGGGTAAAACAGAGTGGCACCAGCGGGGTCCGTTTCTGCGGCTTTCGCAATCAATCAGAGCTGCCGAGGTTCTTCGATCTCGCAACAGTGTTTGTCTTGCCTTCGCTGGACGAGCAGTGGGGCCTGATCGTGAATGAGGTGATGAACGCCGGCCGTGCCGTGATCGTCTCCGACGACGTCGGATGCCAGCCCGACCTGATTGCGGATGGCGTTGAAGGATGCGTCTTTCCCGCAGGCAATGTCGCAGCGCTGACCGAAGCTTTGCGTAGAACAATCACATCGCCTGCGACGGCGAGTGCCATGGGACAGCGTGGATTGGAAAGGATTCAGACGTGGAGCTATGAGGAGGATATACGTGGTCTTCGGCAAGCGATTGCGACGACGACGCGGGGGCTGCTTGCTTGATCCTATGCGTAGTATGTTCTCGCCTCAAGAGCAAATCTGGCTGCTATGCTTAATGGCGGTGATCGAAGGCTGATGCGAATTCTGCACATCATTGGAACCCTGAACCCGGAGGCTGGCGGACCGACGGAGTCCGTCCGGGTTCTGCTGAGCTATGGCCCAATCGGCTATACCGGCGAAGTCGTCACGCTCGACGATCCGGACGCGCCATACCTGAGAGACTTTGCTTTTCCCGTGCATGCCCTCGGCCCCACAAACACTACCTATGGATTCAACTCGAAACTGCTTCCCTGGTTGAAAAATAATCGGCACCGCTTTGACGGCGTCGTGGTGAACGGTCTTTGGCAGTACTGCGGATTCGCCGCATGGCGAACTCTGGCCGGCAATACGCCCTATGTAGTCTTTACCCACGGCATGCTGGATCCGTACTTCAAACACGCCTTCCCGTTGAAGCACATCAAGAAGTGGCTCTACTGGGTTCCGTTCGAATACTGGATTCTGCGTGGCGCCTATCGTGTCCTCTTTACCTCGAAGGCCGAAAAACGGCTGGCCGAGCAGAGCTTCTGGATACATCGTTGGAACGCCTACGTCGTGCCCTATGGCGCCAGCGGACCGACGGGCGACCCCGAGGTTCAGATGCGGGCTTTCTTCACAAAGTGTCCCCAGGCAAAAGGGAAACGCTTCCTGCTCTTTCTCGGGCGCATCCATCGCAAGAAAGGTTGCGACCTTCTCATCGACGCGTTCGCCAAGGTTGCCGCCACCGATCCAGATCTCTATCTCGTCATGGCTGGCCCTGATTCTCAGAACTGGAGTGCGAAGCTGAAGTCCACAGCTGCGAGCGCCGGAATTGAGGATCGAGTCTATTGGCCGGGGATGGTGACAGGCGACGCCAAATGGGGAGCATTCTTTGCCTCGGAGGCGTTCATCCTGCCATCGCACCAGGAAAACTTCGGCATTGCCGTTGCCGAAGCCCTGGCTTGCGGCAAGCCGGTGCTGCTCGCCGACAAGGTGAATATCGCTGAGGAGATCTCGGAAGACGGCGCCGGGCTGATGGAGTTAGACACTCCGGATGGAACGCTGCGACTGCTGCAGGGATGGATCGGGATGACCGTAGCCGAGAGACAGCGCATGGCCGAACTTGCCTACCAGTGCTTCCACCGCCGATACGACATGCGAGAGAATGCGAAGGCAATCATCCGGTTGTTTGGAACCGCCACGATTCTTACCCCCGCTGCGGTTGAATCGGAATAGGGAAAAGCGCCGATGCCAAAGCAGATTCACTACAACGCGGCGGACCACATCTCTGCGGCGACAGCTGCGGACCCTTACCTGCGGCCTGCATTCTCCTTTCGCGACCGGCTGCGACGGCTCAACTGGAATATCTGTTGGGCGATACTCTATAGAACGTCACCAAGACCGTTACATTCATGGCGGTCCTTTCTTTTGCGCCTGTTTGGAGCACAGATGGGGCAGAACTGCCACTTCTATCCCAAATCGAAGGTATGGGCACCATGGAACTTGATCTGTGCCGACCAGGTCACCGCAGGAGACGGCGTCGAGATCTACAACCCTGCTCCAGTCACGTTGGGATCGCATGCAATTCTCTCGCAGGAAGCATACCTGTGCGGAGCAACCCACGACTATGACGATCCTGCATTCCCATTGATCGCCTATGCGACGAAGATCGGCCCCTATGCATGGGTGTGTGCGCGGGCTTCCGTAGCGCCCGGCGTCAACGTTGGTGAGGGTGCAGTCCTTGGGCTTGGATCGGTTGCTACACGAACCCTCGAAGCCTGGACCGTCTACGCAGGCGTCCCCGCTGTCAAAGTGAAGGACAGAAAACAATTCCCCGTCGGCTCCTCGGACAGGCAATAGCAAAGCGCAAAAAACAAAAAGCAGGACCGAAGTCCTGCTAATCCTGCTTCCATTCGTTGAATACGGAGGAGGTAGATTAACCGCGCAGCTTTGCCAGAAGGTCGGTGGGGTGGACCGGCTTCGCGAGAATCTCAAACTCGTGCCCCTGCGAGCGGGCCTTTTCGAGCAGATCGGCAGTAGCTGCCTGACCGGAAAAGAGAAGAATCTTACACTTCGGCAGTTTGCTGCGGGTGATGATCGCAGCCTCGATCCCGGTCATCCCGGTCATAATGACATCGCTTATCAGCATATCCGGCTGGAAGCTCTCAAGTAGTTCGATGGCCTTCTCTCCGCTGAACACGGCACGTGCCTCGAAGCCTGCCTGGTTGAGGATAATTGCCAGAGTATTCGCAATCACCTGCTCGTCGTCGGCGACCAGCACTTTGGGCTTCGGTGTTGCGGTTGATGTTGGATCTGCCATGCTGAGTATCCCCAAAAGTAGAAGGTTTCAATCTTCAGTTTTATTAGCGTCCGTAGCCGGTCTTTATGATCCGTCTACACGGTAAATGATACGCTGAGCGCAGAGATGGTTGTCAGACAACCACCACAATTCAAAGGGAACGCCTACTGTACTACAAATTTTCCTATGCAGCCAGCCATCATACGCGCCGAACGTGTCGAGAAATATTATGCGCAACCGAGCGAGAATCGCATCCAGGTCATCTCGCCGACCGACCTCTCCATTGTAAGGGGAGAGATCGTTGCATTGCTTGGGCCATCGGGCTCCGGCAAGTCCACGCTGCTCCGCATGTTGACAGGTCTGTCGACCCCCTCCGCGGGTGAAGTCTACTGGCACGAAAAACCCATTGCCACCGCCGAGGTAAACGTTTCAATTGTGTTTCAAAGCTTTGCGCTCTTCCCGTGGCTGACGGTTTTGGAAAATGTCGAAGCCCCCTTGAAAGCCCGAGGCATGGAGCCGGTCGAGCGGCGCAAACGCAGCAAGAAGATCCTCGACACGGTAGGTCTGGACGGCTTTCAGGCCGCCTATCCAAAGGAGCTCTCCGGCGGCATGCGGCAGCGCGTCGGCTTCGCCCGAGCACTCGTCGTAGAGCCCGAAGTCCTCTTCATGGACGAGCCATTCTCCGCACTCGACGTGCTCACGGCGGAGAACCTCCGCAGCGAACTCCTGGAGCTCTGGCAGAACAACACCATCCCGACACGCGCCATCTTCATCGTCACGCACAATATCGAAGAGGCCGTTCTCCTTGCCGACCGCATCATCGTGCTCGGCCGCAACCCCGGCCATGTCCGAACCGACTTCAAGGTTTATCTTCAACATCCACGCGACCGCAAAGCCACATCGTTCACGCAGCTCGTGGACTATATCTACAAGGTCCTCACCCAGCCCGACGCCCAACCCCCCGCGCTGCCGCAAACGTCAACCGGCAAGCCCGTTCGCGACCAGCGTCAAATGCACTACCAGATGCTGCCTCACGCGCGCCCCGGCGGAATCGCGGGTCTGCTCGAACTCGTCCTCGACCACAACGGCAAGGACGACATCTACCGCCTCGCCGACGACCTCGCCTTCGAGATTGACGACCTCCTCCCCATCGTCGACGCCGCTCAACTCCTCGGATTCCTCACCGTCACTGAAGGTGACGCAGCGATCACAGCCAGTGGCGCGGAGTACGCCAACTCGGAGATCCTGCGCCAAAAGGAGCTGTTCCGAAACGCTGCCGTCGAAAACGTACTGCTGCTCCGTCAGATCGTCCGCGCCATCGAATCCAAAAGCGACCGCAGCGTCCCCGAGGACTTCTTTCACGACATGCTCGACGAGCAGTTCAGCGAAGACGAGACACTGCGACAGCTCGAAACGGCGATCGGCTGGGGACGATACGCGGAACTGTTCGACTACGATGCCTCGCGCCGCCGCTTCATCCAATCTGAAAAGCTGCATCACGACGCAAACGCGGGCACCACTGCCGAGATCGACGCATGATCCACCTGCCCGATCGCTTCAGCCGATTCCAGCCGCGGGAGACCCTTGCCCGAACTCAGGTCCTTGAACGCGGCTGGCCTTTCTTCCTCGATCTCTGCATCGCGGCCATCGGCCTTGCCTGCTTCTACGCCGTCATCCGCATTGCCATGTTCTGGGCTGGCCGCCCTGAGCCTG is drawn from Edaphobacter lichenicola and contains these coding sequences:
- a CDS encoding capsule assembly Wzi family protein, which gives rise to MRIRTSLFFAAPALLVVSTLFAQTQPTPAPGSAPVPTPEQTIPSVPPPTQQPTTTIPASTTPETAGKPVVPPAQPTPQAPYTAYDAYAPDLKPPPDRLGSAYIPMDSWVYPALNRLYGMGFVDTMYLSMRPYTRRSTLHMLLKSQDEILSSDNEQAVDILAKLLTFLSTEVPDGNVPRGLVYGLDSSYTRVLGISGPVLVDSYHLGQTINNDYGRPYQTGFNSVVGASTVNEWGPFSLYVRGEYQHAPSAVGYSQDLANELAFIDEIAYTGPLKTTPLDPILEQNPFRLVEAYASVHLLGHEISGGKSDHWFGPAAGSSMAWSNNAENTYSFQIDRVEPLNIKFLSKLLGPVRYDFFVGSLKGHMVPRDPWVHSAMFSFRPTDNLEFTFQRTVIWGGAGHAPITIHTFLHSFFDTNDTAGDEKYSRNDPGARFSDFSLSYRLPLMRRYMSFYVDSISHDDVTPISAPRRASYRTGLYLSQIPKLNKFDLRVEAVSTDPAVGPAVRGQFAYWEIVQLQGYTSNGIIMGDWIGREAKGGQAWLTYHLSGNEWIQLEYLNKKTPFNFIPDGTTQNQFKVNVVKRLGREIELNAWYQYEGWKAPIYKPGLQKDNAFSVQLTWYPKLRTYPEQR
- a CDS encoding UDP-glucuronic acid decarboxylase family protein — protein: MSRMILVTGAAGFLGSHLCDLLLAEGNSVIGVDNLSTGNVANLSHLKSESRFNLRELDICQPFDVGKVDFVFNFASPASPVDYTRLGVETLLVGSAGTINTLEIARKYGAGYLHASTSECYGDPEVHPQVESYWGNVNPIGPRSVYDEAKRFSEATVMAYHRYHGVDTHLVRIFNTYGPRLQANDGRVISNLMVQALRGEPLTIYGDGSQTRSFCYVSDLIEGIVLLSRSQEHLPVNIGNPVEWTILECAREILDVTGSKSEIILKPLPQDDPTRRRPDITKARTLLGWEPKVKLRQGLENSLEYFRSCIASLV
- a CDS encoding UDP-glucose dehydrogenase family protein, which codes for MTEDVKIAVVGSGYVGLVAAVCFAEMGHDVICVDNDERKVAALQGGDSLIHENFLPELLGKYRNTKVRFMTDLAEATRECEAIFIAVGTPQSEAGDADLSYVEAVACEIARSLTSYKVIVEKSTVPVYTNEWVTRSMERNGVARHLFDVVSNPEFLREGTAVCDFLHPDRIVVGADSDRAAEVLQRIYRPLTSGAYYTRANAIEGVCNESEPPELLMTSTKSAEIIKHASNAFLALKISFINAVSNLCEATNANVEQVARGMGLDTRIGPRFLRPGIGYGGSCFPKDVAAFRSVAEQLGIDFNLLTEVEKINSQQKKRFLNKVRSALWTLRGKRIGVLGLAFKGETDDIRESPAIEVVEMLLAEGCSVTAYDPAAMKRTEEVLPASRSLRYVSDAYAAAEDADALLILTDWAEFASLDLGQLNKTLRYPIIIDGRNMYDPPTMVKHGFTYLSIGRPAAYPVRDLSPALSAHS
- a CDS encoding GumC family protein, whose amino-acid sequence is MGSQNTQPPLVGVPESNQAGFSTTVTDTTLSEALIVLRKRKLILIIAVLLGLVYGIYTAESQPKLYEAYGRIQVRSGSSNEYRVNPIQGAGGDYNSKMLTEIEILKSDSLMLKVCRDLDLSNNRDFVEEKGPLPHTSLDDGETRQITVHRLQSNLHVTLVNKTDIIRISYSSLNPKLSADIVNKVISEYIQRSYQTRFASSQQVSVWLSGTLQDLKQQVETSQEQMMDLQRRLGILGFDPTHNQISASLDDLAKAAGAAKLARIIAEARYRVINGMDPNTIEGSIETTPGTATGELSGLRTQLAASKANYATLESSLGPNHPQSKALKAQIDEYTKEIDQEQNRLIVQAKENYVIARANEDQTTAALEAQKSDAYKLRDQLVEYTLREREFEANRTLYDSLQQRLRTASVQSGLESLEIDVVDQALPPAKPVLRPQSTVILTALVFSLLAGIILAFLMESLDTGLRSIAEIESITELPSLAIIPRARRSSVDQAGTLTTAQRNIGILTQPKSQFAEAFRSLRTSLLLSNTTHPPKYIVLTSATPSEGKTTAASNLAAILAQRDTRVLLIDGDLRRPNVHHRFGLNGKIGLTTVLTGATTLEDTVQRVPEIPNLDILPSGPVPPFPTEMLSSAAMDAILKRCGEIYNYIVIDSPPILSVTDGVILARQADAVVLVVRHGKSSKHVVRRARDLLLRSGAAITGIVLNAVDLNSPEYYGYYGYSGYSYASVDSDSWESKTPAAADKNESGETER
- a CDS encoding polysaccharide biosynthesis/export family protein, with the translated sequence MKQEKKYLRIDLAPRLMQRLLGRKVWIAFAIVLLSAAACPVAEAQFSGPALGIDTQVNPPLTITTDPAILFPSKRDIYLGDGDLISVHLFANADYAPTVRVGLDGVIQLPLIGNVQVQGLTLNQAQDLIADKLKAAEMFRDPQVSIQIMESPNQVCTVIGELHGVVPILGERRLFDVLAAVGGGSGGGIGVTTIVVGGGGLPSTASHIITINRYGAAQPIVVDLGTDPAKSAMANIPIFPRDTIVVPRVGVVYMLGAFKTQGAIPLQQNSPITLMKVTALAGGNLFEGSSGDLRIIRTTGLTRQVVRVDLKRIIRGQDPDPVLQAEDIVFLPTNPMKAAISSGGVSTLLGIASILILAIQQR
- a CDS encoding glycosyltransferase family 4 protein; translation: MKKKIRLAYLVSHPIQYQAPLLRRIAQEPDIDLTVFFGSDFSVRGYQDKGFGVDVKWDVPLLDGYRHQFLPVLRDNGTQTVTTPLNYGIFRALRGTAAEHPFDVLWVHGYSTVNALHAILAANALGIPVLVRAESRSTNQKQNIIKRSAKRIFFRALKGLIDGVLPIGTLNAAYWRYYLGDDLPQFLMPYAVDNHYFQSRSQEAVAGREALQRELDLDPSRPVILFASKLQTRKRCQDLVDAYLNLCPGEDVAPHPYLVIVGDGEERSNLEERVKQSGTSGVRFCGFRNQSELPRFFDLATVFVLPSLDEQWGLIVNEVMNAGRAVIVSDDVGCQPDLIADGVEGCVFPAGNVAALTEALRRTITSPATASAMGQRGLERIQTWSYEEDIRGLRQAIATTTRGLLA